Proteins found in one Apostichopus japonicus isolate 1M-3 chromosome 16, ASM3797524v1, whole genome shotgun sequence genomic segment:
- the LOC139983321 gene encoding PIN2/TERF1-interacting telomerase inhibitor 1-like, with protein sequence MLAGPRRKQKISVDPRNKNWIEDPNQFGRRLMERMGWSDGKGLGSKEDGEKDFVRVSVKGNTKGLGFNRNEEENWISHQDDFNDLLSQLHHEHSSQGEEVSDNPKSIEEKSKNSRKRVHYKKFTRGKDLANRSVDDMNCILGKRSGSSTPQNLSAPTSDNEGDNHGVKTVTNTTSVQDYFAQKMRKMKEARRVNDDQVKDSDMQADSPPDQEDGRKGVDSDVDEPKKRKKKKNKKKNKRKLDAADTGGSQEGDVGGSEDCEDVGMVGFIGFKNTTNNEDGSEEQQEVVGEDRMGVSRREVGAYQSEVGSNACDDDDVDDETPMKKKKKKRRKKNNKEVNIV encoded by the exons ATCCCAACCAGTTTGGACGTCGGTTGATGGAGAGGATGGGATGGAGCGATGGTAAAGGATTGGGATCCAAAGAAGATGGAGAGAAAGACTTTGTGCGGGTATCGGTGAAGGGAAACACCAAAG GTCTCGGTTTCAACCGTAACGAGGAAGAGAACTGGATTTCACATCAGGATGATTTCAACGACCTTTTATCTCAGCTTCACCATGAACACAGCAGCCAGGGAGAAGAGGTATCCGACAACCCTAAAAGCATTGAAGAAAAATCCAAGAATTCAAGAAAACGGGTCCA TTACAAGAAGTTTACCCGCGGAAAGGATTTAGCTAATCGCAGTGTCGATGACATGAACTGTATCTTAGGGAAACGATCGGGCTCGTCAACTCCCCAAAATCTATCA GCTCCAACTTCTGACAACGAGGGTGACAACCATGGAGTGAAAACTGTAACAAACACCACCAGTGTGCAGGACTACTTTGCGCAGAAGATGAGGAAGATGAAAGAGGCCAGGAGGGTGAACGATGACCAGGTGAAGGATTCGGACATGCAGGCGGACTCCCCACCTGATCAAGAAGATGGACGTAAGGGTGTCGACAGTGATGTGGATGAGCcgaagaagagaaagaagaaaaagaacaagaagaagaataaaaggAAGTTAGATGCAGCAGACACAGGAGGGAGTCAGGAGGGAGATGTTGGAGGAAGTGAGGACTGTGAAGATGTGGGTATGGTGGGGTTTATAGGGTTTAAGAATACTACTAACAATGAGGATGGGTCGGAAGAACAACAAGAGGTGGTTGGAGAGGATCGAATGGGAGTGTCCAGGAGAGAGGTAGGAGCATATCAGTCTGAAGTTGGAAGTAATGCAtgtgacgatgatgatgtagATGATGAGACACcgatgaaaaagaagaaaaagaaaagaaggaaaaagaataACAAAGAGGTTAATATAGTATGA
- the LOC139983513 gene encoding uncharacterized protein isoform X1, which yields MTDDVFYWGYIGGVVQHKFFLVKMNKSIAITLVALVFVSGLVFWQYSTVIIQSIVRGGNNSRFVPSPIRYSDIDVDVSVPSIDELHERSVLITTSSDKNIDLDVSVPSIDELYDRLVLITAFSDNHYKEAMGYIGTAQKYMPGKRIVVYDLGLPTKKQHEVKRLCNVELRMFNFNDYPQHVSDLHTYAWKAIIINLALNEFGAVYYGDAAIRFKESLKVLLPGIERHYGYMTCILNFNPTDPNFIHHYQLTVPKMFIKLSVDRDEYRDCINCAPHIQPGTQLIINSTTIQTKLMQPWLQCAMEKECIAPTGSSRANHRQDASAITLLVYKNLFGEWTVEDNDTKKMQAVVAVRRSTDGFQHHPQYCVNDKI from the exons ATGACCGATGATGTATTCTACTGGGGCTATATAGGCGGTGTTGTTCAACACAAATTCTTTCTG GTCAAGATGAACAAATCTATAGCAATAACATTGGTAGCATTGGTGTTCGTCTCTGGGCTCGTCTTCTGGCAATATTCAACGGTAATTATCCAATCAATA GTTCGAGGCGGAAACAATTCTAGGTTCGTGCCATCTCCAATAAGATACTCAGATATTGATGTAGATGTGTCAGTACCTTCGATAGATGAACTGCACGAAAGATCGGTCCTCATCACAACCTCCTCTgacaaaaatattgatttagATGTGTCAGTACCTTCGATAGATGAACTGTACGACAGATTGGTCCTCATCACAGCCTTCTCTGACAATCACTACAAagaagcgatgggttacatcgGGACAGCTCAGAAATATATGCCTGGAAAGAGAATCGTCGTTTATGACCTAGGATTGCCAACAAAGAAGCAACACGAG GTGAAAAGGCTCTGCAATGTCGAACTACGGATGTTTAACTTCAATGATTATCCACAGCATGTCAGCGATTTGCATACTTACGCATGGAAGGCAATAATAATTAAC CTCGCCCTAAACGAATTCGGTGCTGTATATTACGGAGACGCTGCTATACGATTCAAGGAATCCCTTAAAGTATTGCTTCCAGGAATTGAACGTCACTATGGTTACATGACGTGCATTCTAAACTTTAATCCAACGGATCCCAACTTTATACATCATTATCAACTAACTGTACCAAAGATGTTCATTAAACTTAGCGTAGATAGAGACGAGTACCGTGATTGCATCAATTGTGCTCCACATATACAACCAGGTACACAGCTAATTATAAATAGCACCACAATTCAAACGAAGCTCATGCAACCATGGCTACAATGCGCTATGGAAAAAGAATGTATCGCGCCTACGGGTTCAAGCAGAGCAAACCACCGACAAGACGCATCTGCAATCACTCTCCTTGTTTATAAAAACCTGTTTGGAGAATGGACGGTGGAGGATAACGATACCAAGAAGATGCAGGCAGTTGTAGCCGTTAGGAGAAGTACAGACGGATTCCAGCATCATCCACAGTATTGTGTtaatgacaaaatatga
- the LOC139983513 gene encoding uncharacterized protein isoform X3 → MTDDVFYWGYIGGVVQHKFFLVKMNKSIAITLVALVFVSGLVFWQYSTVIIQSIGGNNSRFVPSPIRYSDIDVDVSVPSIDELHERSVLITTSSDKNIDLDVSVPSIDELYDRLVLITAFSDNHYKEAMGYIGTAQKYMPGKRIVVYDLGLPTKKQHEVKRLCNVELRMFNFNDYPQHVSDLHTYAWKAIIINLALNEFGAVYYGDAAIRFKESLKVLLPGIERHYGYMTCILNFNPTDPNFIHHYQLTVPKMFIKLSVDRDEYRDCINCAPHIQPGTQLIINSTTIQTKLMQPWLQCAMEKECIAPTGSSRANHRQDASAITLLVYKNLFGEWTVEDNDTKKMQAVVAVRRSTDGFQHHPQYCVNDKI, encoded by the exons ATGACCGATGATGTATTCTACTGGGGCTATATAGGCGGTGTTGTTCAACACAAATTCTTTCTG GTCAAGATGAACAAATCTATAGCAATAACATTGGTAGCATTGGTGTTCGTCTCTGGGCTCGTCTTCTGGCAATATTCAACGGTAATTATCCAATCAATAG GCGGAAACAATTCTAGGTTCGTGCCATCTCCAATAAGATACTCAGATATTGATGTAGATGTGTCAGTACCTTCGATAGATGAACTGCACGAAAGATCGGTCCTCATCACAACCTCCTCTgacaaaaatattgatttagATGTGTCAGTACCTTCGATAGATGAACTGTACGACAGATTGGTCCTCATCACAGCCTTCTCTGACAATCACTACAAagaagcgatgggttacatcgGGACAGCTCAGAAATATATGCCTGGAAAGAGAATCGTCGTTTATGACCTAGGATTGCCAACAAAGAAGCAACACGAG GTGAAAAGGCTCTGCAATGTCGAACTACGGATGTTTAACTTCAATGATTATCCACAGCATGTCAGCGATTTGCATACTTACGCATGGAAGGCAATAATAATTAAC CTCGCCCTAAACGAATTCGGTGCTGTATATTACGGAGACGCTGCTATACGATTCAAGGAATCCCTTAAAGTATTGCTTCCAGGAATTGAACGTCACTATGGTTACATGACGTGCATTCTAAACTTTAATCCAACGGATCCCAACTTTATACATCATTATCAACTAACTGTACCAAAGATGTTCATTAAACTTAGCGTAGATAGAGACGAGTACCGTGATTGCATCAATTGTGCTCCACATATACAACCAGGTACACAGCTAATTATAAATAGCACCACAATTCAAACGAAGCTCATGCAACCATGGCTACAATGCGCTATGGAAAAAGAATGTATCGCGCCTACGGGTTCAAGCAGAGCAAACCACCGACAAGACGCATCTGCAATCACTCTCCTTGTTTATAAAAACCTGTTTGGAGAATGGACGGTGGAGGATAACGATACCAAGAAGATGCAGGCAGTTGTAGCCGTTAGGAGAAGTACAGACGGATTCCAGCATCATCCACAGTATTGTGTtaatgacaaaatatga
- the LOC139983513 gene encoding uncharacterized protein isoform X5 — translation MNKSIAITLVALVFVSGLVFWQYSTVIIQSIGGNNSRFVPSPIRYSDIDVDVSVPSIDELHERSVLITTSSDKNIDLDVSVPSIDELYDRLVLITAFSDNHYKEAMGYIGTAQKYMPGKRIVVYDLGLPTKKQHEVKRLCNVELRMFNFNDYPQHVSDLHTYAWKAIIINLALNEFGAVYYGDAAIRFKESLKVLLPGIERHYGYMTCILNFNPTDPNFIHHYQLTVPKMFIKLSVDRDEYRDCINCAPHIQPGTQLIINSTTIQTKLMQPWLQCAMEKECIAPTGSSRANHRQDASAITLLVYKNLFGEWTVEDNDTKKMQAVVAVRRSTDGFQHHPQYCVNDKI, via the exons ATGAACAAATCTATAGCAATAACATTGGTAGCATTGGTGTTCGTCTCTGGGCTCGTCTTCTGGCAATATTCAACGGTAATTATCCAATCAATAG GCGGAAACAATTCTAGGTTCGTGCCATCTCCAATAAGATACTCAGATATTGATGTAGATGTGTCAGTACCTTCGATAGATGAACTGCACGAAAGATCGGTCCTCATCACAACCTCCTCTgacaaaaatattgatttagATGTGTCAGTACCTTCGATAGATGAACTGTACGACAGATTGGTCCTCATCACAGCCTTCTCTGACAATCACTACAAagaagcgatgggttacatcgGGACAGCTCAGAAATATATGCCTGGAAAGAGAATCGTCGTTTATGACCTAGGATTGCCAACAAAGAAGCAACACGAG GTGAAAAGGCTCTGCAATGTCGAACTACGGATGTTTAACTTCAATGATTATCCACAGCATGTCAGCGATTTGCATACTTACGCATGGAAGGCAATAATAATTAAC CTCGCCCTAAACGAATTCGGTGCTGTATATTACGGAGACGCTGCTATACGATTCAAGGAATCCCTTAAAGTATTGCTTCCAGGAATTGAACGTCACTATGGTTACATGACGTGCATTCTAAACTTTAATCCAACGGATCCCAACTTTATACATCATTATCAACTAACTGTACCAAAGATGTTCATTAAACTTAGCGTAGATAGAGACGAGTACCGTGATTGCATCAATTGTGCTCCACATATACAACCAGGTACACAGCTAATTATAAATAGCACCACAATTCAAACGAAGCTCATGCAACCATGGCTACAATGCGCTATGGAAAAAGAATGTATCGCGCCTACGGGTTCAAGCAGAGCAAACCACCGACAAGACGCATCTGCAATCACTCTCCTTGTTTATAAAAACCTGTTTGGAGAATGGACGGTGGAGGATAACGATACCAAGAAGATGCAGGCAGTTGTAGCCGTTAGGAGAAGTACAGACGGATTCCAGCATCATCCACAGTATTGTGTtaatgacaaaatatga
- the LOC139983513 gene encoding uncharacterized protein isoform X4 — protein sequence MNKSIAITLVALVFVSGLVFWQYSTVIIQSIVRGGNNSRFVPSPIRYSDIDVDVSVPSIDELHERSVLITTSSDKNIDLDVSVPSIDELYDRLVLITAFSDNHYKEAMGYIGTAQKYMPGKRIVVYDLGLPTKKQHEVKRLCNVELRMFNFNDYPQHVSDLHTYAWKAIIINLALNEFGAVYYGDAAIRFKESLKVLLPGIERHYGYMTCILNFNPTDPNFIHHYQLTVPKMFIKLSVDRDEYRDCINCAPHIQPGTQLIINSTTIQTKLMQPWLQCAMEKECIAPTGSSRANHRQDASAITLLVYKNLFGEWTVEDNDTKKMQAVVAVRRSTDGFQHHPQYCVNDKI from the exons ATGAACAAATCTATAGCAATAACATTGGTAGCATTGGTGTTCGTCTCTGGGCTCGTCTTCTGGCAATATTCAACGGTAATTATCCAATCAATA GTTCGAGGCGGAAACAATTCTAGGTTCGTGCCATCTCCAATAAGATACTCAGATATTGATGTAGATGTGTCAGTACCTTCGATAGATGAACTGCACGAAAGATCGGTCCTCATCACAACCTCCTCTgacaaaaatattgatttagATGTGTCAGTACCTTCGATAGATGAACTGTACGACAGATTGGTCCTCATCACAGCCTTCTCTGACAATCACTACAAagaagcgatgggttacatcgGGACAGCTCAGAAATATATGCCTGGAAAGAGAATCGTCGTTTATGACCTAGGATTGCCAACAAAGAAGCAACACGAG GTGAAAAGGCTCTGCAATGTCGAACTACGGATGTTTAACTTCAATGATTATCCACAGCATGTCAGCGATTTGCATACTTACGCATGGAAGGCAATAATAATTAAC CTCGCCCTAAACGAATTCGGTGCTGTATATTACGGAGACGCTGCTATACGATTCAAGGAATCCCTTAAAGTATTGCTTCCAGGAATTGAACGTCACTATGGTTACATGACGTGCATTCTAAACTTTAATCCAACGGATCCCAACTTTATACATCATTATCAACTAACTGTACCAAAGATGTTCATTAAACTTAGCGTAGATAGAGACGAGTACCGTGATTGCATCAATTGTGCTCCACATATACAACCAGGTACACAGCTAATTATAAATAGCACCACAATTCAAACGAAGCTCATGCAACCATGGCTACAATGCGCTATGGAAAAAGAATGTATCGCGCCTACGGGTTCAAGCAGAGCAAACCACCGACAAGACGCATCTGCAATCACTCTCCTTGTTTATAAAAACCTGTTTGGAGAATGGACGGTGGAGGATAACGATACCAAGAAGATGCAGGCAGTTGTAGCCGTTAGGAGAAGTACAGACGGATTCCAGCATCATCCACAGTATTGTGTtaatgacaaaatatga